In Chryseobacterium lactis, a single genomic region encodes these proteins:
- a CDS encoding radical SAM protein codes for MEVKIVVLKIASRCNLNCSYCYMYNLGDKTYKNQPKVMSKETIENIYNRIIEHCEEHHIKNFGIILHGGEPLLAGQKYIEDFVNTGKRMAEGRVNFRYNLQTNGILLTEDIVNSLEKLRVHIGVSLDGPKEVNDKHRFYHNGKGSYDDVIKGINLLLNNRSYKERTGLLSVMNIDSDSIEAYDHLKSLDLKGGDFLFPYGTYDNPPLGKTESTENTYYADWLIKIFDTWYNEDETTRPSIRLFGDITTSIFGNDIMADYLGNKDNEVLVIETDGTMEAVDGLKSCGDGFTKTGANVSSFSINQALDTPLAKLYHYSHKHLCKKCRSCPINETCGGGDLANRYSSKNGFDNPSIYCSDLEKLISHIQNRVIDRLPQQLIEEAGIERLSPEKIQKIRNQNILEDNTVYTDELLSHFYAKA; via the coding sequence ATGGAAGTTAAAATTGTTGTATTAAAAATTGCAAGCAGATGTAATTTAAATTGTTCGTATTGTTATATGTATAATTTGGGTGATAAAACTTATAAAAATCAACCTAAAGTAATGAGCAAAGAAACGATTGAAAATATTTATAACAGGATCATTGAGCATTGCGAAGAACATCATATTAAAAATTTCGGGATCATTTTACATGGTGGAGAACCATTATTAGCCGGACAAAAATACATCGAAGACTTCGTAAACACCGGTAAAAGGATGGCTGAAGGCAGGGTAAACTTCAGATACAACCTTCAAACCAATGGAATTTTACTTACCGAAGACATTGTAAATTCTCTTGAAAAATTAAGGGTTCATATCGGGGTAAGCCTGGATGGTCCTAAGGAAGTAAACGACAAACACAGATTTTACCATAATGGAAAGGGTTCTTACGATGATGTGATAAAAGGCATAAATCTTTTGCTTAATAACAGATCATACAAGGAACGTACAGGGTTATTATCTGTTATGAATATAGATTCAGACTCTATTGAAGCATATGACCATCTCAAAAGTCTGGATTTAAAAGGTGGCGACTTTCTATTTCCATATGGTACATACGACAATCCTCCTTTAGGGAAAACCGAAAGCACCGAAAATACATATTATGCTGATTGGCTGATTAAAATTTTTGATACCTGGTACAACGAAGATGAAACCACAAGACCATCTATCCGATTATTTGGGGATATTACAACTTCAATATTTGGAAATGATATCATGGCTGATTATTTAGGAAATAAAGACAATGAAGTTCTGGTAATAGAAACCGACGGAACCATGGAAGCTGTAGACGGTTTGAAATCATGTGGAGATGGCTTTACAAAAACAGGTGCTAATGTTAGCTCTTTTTCAATTAATCAAGCCTTAGACACGCCTCTAGCAAAGCTTTATCATTATAGTCATAAACATTTATGTAAAAAATGCAGATCATGCCCTATTAACGAAACATGTGGAGGTGGTGACTTAGCTAACAGATATTCTTCAAAAAACGGATTTGACAATCCATCTATCTACTGTTCAGATCTTGAAAAGCTGATCTCGCATATTCAAAACAGAGTAATAGACAGATTACCACAACAACTGATAGAAGAAGCCGGAATCGAAAGATTAAGCCCTGAAAAAATTCAAAAAATCAGAAATCAAAATATTCTTGAAGACAATACGGTTTATACAGATGAACTGTTAAGCCATTTTTATGCAAAAGCTTAG
- the ffh gene encoding signal recognition particle protein: protein MFNSLQDKLDKALHNISGRGKITEINVAETVKEIRRALVDADVNYKVAKDLTKRVQDKALGENVLTSLTPGQLMTKIVHDELVDLMGGSQEGINLSGKPSVILIAGLQGSGKTTFSGKLAHYLQTKRNKKPLLVACDVYRPAAIDQLKVLGGQINVPVFTEEGSTNPSTIAENAINFAKANNHDVVIVDTAGRLAIDEQMMNEIKSVHYFIKPQETLFVVDSMTGQDAVNTAKAFNDALNFDGVVLTKLDGDTRGGAALTIRSVVEKPIKFISTGEKMEALDLFYPERMADRILGMGDVVSLVERAQEQFDEEEAKRLHKKIAKNEFGFDDFLKQINQIKKMGNMKDLMGMIPGVGKAIKDVEISDDAFKHIEAIIYSMTPDERRTPSIINTQRKNRIAKGAGRKIEDVNQLMKQFDQMGKMMKMMQGPQGKQMMQMMSKMPNMPGMGGMFGK from the coding sequence ATGTTTAATAGTTTACAGGATAAATTAGACAAGGCATTACACAATATTTCCGGTAGAGGAAAAATTACTGAAATCAATGTAGCGGAAACCGTAAAGGAGATCCGTAGAGCATTGGTGGATGCCGACGTTAACTATAAAGTAGCAAAAGATCTTACCAAAAGAGTTCAGGATAAAGCATTAGGAGAAAATGTTCTTACTTCGCTTACTCCGGGACAATTAATGACAAAAATTGTTCATGATGAATTAGTAGATCTGATGGGAGGTTCTCAGGAAGGAATCAATCTTTCAGGAAAACCATCTGTAATCCTTATTGCGGGTCTTCAAGGTTCAGGTAAGACAACTTTCTCCGGAAAGCTTGCTCATTATTTACAAACCAAAAGAAATAAAAAACCTTTATTGGTAGCGTGTGACGTTTACCGTCCTGCAGCAATTGACCAGCTAAAGGTGTTAGGAGGACAGATCAATGTTCCTGTTTTTACTGAAGAAGGTTCCACAAACCCTTCTACTATTGCTGAGAATGCTATTAATTTTGCAAAAGCCAATAATCACGATGTAGTAATCGTGGATACTGCCGGTCGTTTGGCGATTGATGAGCAAATGATGAACGAGATCAAATCGGTACATTATTTCATCAAGCCACAGGAAACACTTTTCGTAGTGGATTCCATGACGGGTCAGGATGCTGTGAATACGGCAAAAGCATTCAACGATGCTTTGAATTTTGATGGAGTTGTTTTAACCAAATTAGATGGTGATACACGAGGTGGAGCTGCATTAACGATCCGTTCTGTAGTTGAAAAGCCAATCAAATTCATCTCTACAGGAGAGAAAATGGAAGCTTTGGATCTTTTCTACCCGGAAAGGATGGCAGACAGAATCCTGGGAATGGGAGACGTTGTTTCCTTAGTAGAAAGAGCTCAGGAACAGTTTGATGAGGAAGAAGCCAAAAGACTTCATAAGAAAATCGCTAAAAATGAGTTCGGTTTTGATGATTTCCTGAAGCAGATCAACCAGATCAAGAAAATGGGTAATATGAAGGACCTGATGGGAATGATTCCGGGTGTTGGAAAAGCCATCAAAGACGTAGAAATCAGTGATGACGCCTTTAAACATATTGAAGCGATCATTTATTCTATGACGCCTGACGAAAGAAGAACACCTTCTATCATTAATACTCAAAGAAAAAATAGAATTGCAAAAGGTGCCGGAAGAAAGATTGAAGATGTAAATCAGTTGATGAAACAATTTGATCAGATGGGCAAAATGATGAAGATGATGCAAGGACCTCAAGGAAAGCAGATGATGCAGATGATGAGCAAAATGCCGAATATGCCTGGAATGGGCGGAATGTTTGGAAAATAA
- a CDS encoding OmpW family outer membrane protein, with the protein MKKLLLAGAIALFGLSNAQMTKGDWVISGNTGMGFNNTTTTVKVAGKSIDGPKTNTFSVSPSVGYFVIDKLAVGIELGYMTTTTKYQGTKSTSSNFSVMPTATYYFTNSTKFVPFLGAGIGYASNTTKFNTDSVYAGDPLLQTDTTTDGLAWKVKGGVTYMATSSLGINLGLSYDQFSNKETILNTEVKTNVKTFGVNVGFSYFIKGKSQKSDK; encoded by the coding sequence ATGAAAAAACTATTATTAGCAGGCGCTATTGCGCTTTTCGGGCTTTCTAATGCTCAAATGACTAAAGGTGACTGGGTGATCAGTGGAAACACAGGGATGGGTTTTAACAATACGACAACTACTGTAAAAGTAGCGGGAAAGTCTATTGACGGGCCTAAGACCAACACTTTTTCAGTTTCTCCTTCCGTAGGATATTTTGTTATTGATAAGTTAGCGGTTGGTATAGAATTAGGATACATGACGACTACGACCAAGTATCAGGGTACTAAATCTACAAGTTCGAATTTTTCTGTAATGCCTACAGCTACCTATTATTTCACTAATTCCACGAAATTTGTACCGTTTTTAGGAGCAGGTATCGGATATGCATCGAATACAACAAAGTTTAATACTGATAGTGTATATGCCGGTGATCCTTTACTGCAGACTGATACAACAACGGATGGTTTAGCATGGAAAGTAAAAGGAGGAGTGACTTATATGGCTACTTCGTCTTTAGGAATCAATTTAGGACTTTCTTATGATCAGTTCTCAAATAAAGAAACAATATTGAATACAGAGGTCAAAACCAATGTTAAAACTTTTGGAGTGAATGTTGGGTTCTCTTACTTTATCAAAGGTAAAAGTCAAAAATCAGATAAATAA
- a CDS encoding porin family protein — protein MKKILMASAIVLFAGLNAQTTFGVKGGYALSKLNLNENDIEYGGVEGSFKSKSGFYIGALVEHKFSGKFAIQGEVEYANLGGKTEVSLPGVTVTEKLNLNRIVIPISARYYVTPELGIYAGPYVSFKTNNKVKFEMSGMNGGMADPNAVREGEKYVEKFLDDSLKSTDFGLFLGADYTVYKGLFVDARYSFGLTNMIKNPVDGEKMKMNFFQLGLGYKFK, from the coding sequence ATGAAAAAAATCTTAATGGCATCTGCAATTGTCTTATTTGCAGGGCTAAATGCGCAAACTACTTTTGGTGTAAAGGGTGGGTACGCTTTGTCAAAATTAAACCTCAATGAGAATGATATTGAATATGGTGGAGTAGAAGGTAGCTTCAAATCGAAATCCGGATTTTATATCGGTGCCTTGGTAGAACATAAGTTCAGTGGTAAGTTTGCAATTCAGGGGGAAGTTGAATATGCTAATTTAGGTGGAAAAACAGAAGTCTCATTGCCTGGAGTTACCGTGACTGAAAAGCTAAATCTTAATAGAATTGTTATTCCGATCTCCGCAAGGTATTATGTGACTCCTGAACTAGGTATATACGCAGGTCCATATGTAAGCTTCAAAACAAATAATAAAGTAAAATTTGAAATGAGCGGGATGAATGGTGGAATGGCAGATCCAAATGCAGTGAGAGAAGGTGAAAAATATGTAGAGAAATTTTTGGATGATTCTTTAAAGTCTACTGATTTCGGATTGTTCTTAGGGGCAGATTATACCGTTTATAAAGGGTTATTTGTGGATGCTCGTTATAGCTTTGGGCTGACTAATATGATTAAAAATCCTGTAGATGGCGAAAAAATGAAAATGAACTTCTTCCAACTTGGACTAGGATATAAATTTAAATAA
- a CDS encoding outer membrane protein translates to MKKILLAGAVALFGLSNAQIAKGTTYLSGSVEYSQKETDNGNYKKEKFNVLPTVGYFVDTNLAVGLGIGYQTEKTTTTTTLTENVTKKPAFVVAPFVRKYWTLSEKLYIFGQLAVPMQFGKTEIENTVGNTTTSNEAKYTQIGVTVKPGLDYFLNKNWSIEATIGEFGYNNYKPKDGDATNNYNFGLNLSSVTFGVKYVFAK, encoded by the coding sequence ATGAAAAAAATATTATTAGCGGGTGCTGTCGCACTTTTTGGTTTATCAAACGCTCAGATTGCTAAAGGAACTACATATTTATCAGGATCTGTTGAGTATTCTCAAAAAGAAACTGACAATGGTAATTATAAAAAAGAAAAATTCAACGTATTACCTACAGTTGGATATTTCGTTGACACTAACTTAGCAGTTGGATTAGGTATTGGATACCAAACTGAAAAAACAACCACAACGACTACTTTAACTGAGAATGTAACTAAGAAGCCAGCTTTCGTTGTTGCTCCTTTCGTAAGAAAATACTGGACTTTATCTGAAAAATTATACATCTTCGGACAATTAGCAGTGCCAATGCAGTTTGGAAAAACTGAAATTGAAAACACAGTAGGAAACACTACAACTTCTAATGAAGCTAAATACACTCAGATCGGTGTTACTGTGAAGCCAGGTTTAGATTATTTCTTAAACAAGAACTGGTCTATCGAAGCTACTATCGGTGAGTTTGGTTACAACAACTACAAGCCAAAAGATGGTGATGCTACAAACAACTATAACTTCGGATTGAACTTATCTTCTGTAACTTTCGGAGTTAAATATGTATTTGCAAAATAA
- a CDS encoding porin family protein, whose product MKKLLLIAAVAVLGANVNAQEVRFGAKAGYSYSTLKAKGDGHSETSDPLHTYYIGGLVEYKLSDKFALQGELLYSPLGGKMNVEAADPEDPTTFLNVKAKQTYHTLLIPISAKYFITEGLSVSAGANVGLILSAKQKYSADLGLGPLVELEGSDEVDIKDQLNTLNLAPFLGAEYMLENGLFFDARYNLGVSNLAKHAEGGYKLTNSFIQVGVGFKFGGN is encoded by the coding sequence ATGAAAAAACTTTTACTTATTGCAGCAGTCGCTGTGTTGGGCGCAAACGTAAATGCTCAGGAAGTGAGATTCGGTGCTAAAGCAGGATATTCATATTCTACATTAAAAGCAAAGGGCGATGGTCACTCTGAAACTTCTGATCCTCTACATACTTACTATATCGGTGGATTGGTGGAATATAAACTAAGTGATAAATTTGCTCTTCAAGGAGAACTTTTATATTCTCCACTTGGTGGAAAAATGAATGTAGAAGCTGCTGATCCTGAAGATCCAACTACATTTTTAAACGTTAAAGCAAAACAAACGTATCATACACTATTGATTCCTATCTCTGCTAAATATTTTATCACTGAAGGATTATCTGTTTCTGCCGGAGCTAATGTAGGACTTATCTTATCTGCAAAACAAAAGTATTCTGCTGATTTAGGATTAGGACCATTGGTTGAGCTTGAGGGAAGTGATGAAGTGGATATCAAAGATCAGTTAAATACTCTAAACCTTGCTCCGTTTTTAGGTGCTGAGTACATGTTGGAAAACGGGTTGTTCTTCGATGCAAGATATAACCTTGGTGTTTCTAACCTTGCAAAACATGCTGAAGGAGGGTATAAGCTTACCAATAGCTTTATACAAGTAGGTGTTGGTTTCAAATTTGGAGGAAACTAA
- a CDS encoding PhoH family protein: MFELTFDLEDIDPKIFYGVNNQYFNLLKSSFPTIKITGRDHFVFAMGNQEALDILKQKLDDIVKFISKNNSIGLKDVENILNIKDENEKQLVFDQDIIVKGVNGKVIKAKTTNLKRLVKETEKKDMVFAIGPAGTGKTYTSVALAARALRDKEVKRIILTRPAVEAGESLGFLPGDLKEKLDPYLQPLYDALRDMIPHEKLEGFMEKKVIEVAPLAFMRGRTLDDAFVILDEAQNTTHAQMKMFLTRMGMNAKFIITGDPSQIDLPKNQQSGLKEAMRILNGVKEIGFIHLTEEDVVRHPVVRKIILAYNDEDKRLRND, from the coding sequence ATGTTTGAATTAACATTTGATTTGGAAGATATCGACCCAAAAATCTTCTATGGAGTTAATAACCAATATTTCAACTTATTAAAATCAAGCTTTCCAACCATTAAGATTACAGGAAGAGATCATTTTGTATTTGCCATGGGAAATCAGGAAGCTTTAGATATACTGAAACAAAAACTGGATGATATTGTAAAATTTATCTCAAAAAACAATTCAATAGGCCTTAAAGACGTTGAAAATATCCTGAATATTAAAGATGAAAATGAAAAACAATTAGTTTTCGATCAGGATATTATTGTAAAAGGGGTTAATGGAAAAGTAATAAAAGCTAAAACAACCAATCTTAAAAGGCTGGTAAAGGAAACAGAGAAAAAAGATATGGTTTTTGCGATAGGTCCAGCAGGAACTGGTAAAACCTACACCAGTGTGGCATTGGCGGCAAGAGCTTTGAGAGATAAAGAAGTAAAAAGAATTATTTTAACCAGACCTGCCGTAGAAGCAGGGGAGAGTCTTGGTTTTTTACCGGGAGACCTTAAAGAAAAGCTTGATCCTTATTTGCAACCATTATATGATGCTCTCCGAGATATGATTCCTCACGAAAAGCTGGAGGGATTTATGGAGAAAAAAGTAATTGAAGTTGCTCCTCTGGCATTTATGAGAGGGCGTACTCTTGATGATGCTTTTGTAATTCTTGATGAAGCTCAGAATACAACCCATGCCCAGATGAAGATGTTCCTTACAAGAATGGGGATGAATGCGAAATTTATTATCACAGGAGATCCAAGCCAGATAGATCTTCCTAAGAACCAGCAATCCGGATTAAAAGAAGCGATGAGAATTCTTAATGGCGTTAAAGAAATTGGTTTTATACATCTTACGGAAGAAGATGTGGTAAGACACCCGGTGGTAAGGAAGATTATTTTAGCCTACAATGATGAAGATAAAAGATTGAGAAATGACTAA
- a CDS encoding SAM hydrolase/SAM-dependent halogenase family protein, which yields MSIITLTSDFGNLDYRVAAVKGKILSLNPEVNIIDITHDIQAFNLIQTSYIVRNAYKYFPKGTIHILSVDSFYNKSRKNILYKADGSYFLASDNGLLSLIFFDIKPEGIYELTLNNRFDDIIDFTSTDIFVPAAVHLANGGLPEVIGRKIDTAKQLMFPRAVYNESEGMIIGEVTYIDNFGNIISNINKDFFENISKGYDGFTIKFRNLSLSRIFSGHTELVSDWERETEFHGQSAAIFNDSQLLELTIYKGSKKNGAKSLFGLNVGENIYIEFT from the coding sequence ATGTCAATTATTACCCTTACTTCGGATTTCGGAAATTTAGATTACAGAGTTGCCGCTGTGAAAGGCAAAATTCTGTCTCTAAACCCTGAGGTTAATATTATTGATATAACCCACGATATCCAGGCTTTCAACCTTATACAAACTTCGTATATTGTAAGAAATGCATACAAATATTTTCCGAAGGGAACTATTCACATCCTTTCGGTAGACAGTTTTTACAATAAATCAAGAAAAAATATTCTTTACAAAGCAGATGGTTCTTATTTTCTGGCGTCAGATAACGGACTCTTAAGCCTTATCTTTTTCGACATTAAACCGGAAGGCATCTACGAGCTGACACTCAACAACCGTTTTGATGATATCATAGACTTTACTTCTACAGACATTTTTGTTCCTGCAGCGGTACATCTTGCTAATGGTGGTCTTCCTGAAGTAATCGGAAGAAAAATAGATACGGCAAAGCAGCTGATGTTTCCGAGAGCGGTCTACAATGAATCTGAAGGAATGATCATCGGAGAAGTTACCTACATTGATAATTTCGGAAATATAATCTCAAATATCAATAAAGATTTCTTCGAAAATATCAGCAAAGGGTATGATGGTTTTACAATAAAATTCAGGAACTTGAGTCTTTCAAGGATATTTTCGGGGCATACCGAGTTGGTTTCAGACTGGGAAAGGGAGACGGAATTCCATGGGCAGTCTGCGGCTATTTTCAATGACAGTCAGCTATTGGAGCTTACCATTTATAAGGGAAGCAAAAAAAATGGAGCTAAAAGCCTGTTTGG